One region of Culex pipiens pallens isolate TS chromosome 2, TS_CPP_V2, whole genome shotgun sequence genomic DNA includes:
- the LOC120416414 gene encoding uncharacterized protein LOC120416414 — MPSSAGKGTADEEYAANVKALKLAEATWISEKVKENPVCKLTPIFKITKTTRGKASSSTYTGVTPPQQQGQGQTQQSLDQRQGEELGSGDFSSLSLPSSPTNTATARRRPEQQRGTTRRKIELRTPMDFSETETISSGFSDKISSKTTQMDERPRNFLADGRTATRSTGSCSGRSLGFRRRRRIIGNQLPLLDGQNPVVGGSGGKAGTPKDPPVTPAGEETPSEFGNDTRSVISSASERKKIEKQNKYVGGEQTENKPPVGVAAIPCSVRGELERRPANFVGQFLQPGQHLFTQLNGQRRVEPPPPPPPPPPPPPPPP; from the exons atgccaa GCTCCGCCGGCAAAGGCACCGCGGATGAGGAGTATGCTGCCAATGTGAAGGCGCTCAAACTGGCCGAGGCCACTTGGATTTCGGAGAAAGTCAAGGAGAATCCGGTGTGCAAGCTGACGCCGATcttcaaaatcacaaaaa CAACGAGAGGCAAGGCGTCCTCCTCCACCTACACCGGAGTGACCCCGCCGCAGCAGCAAGGCCAAGGTCAGACGCAGCAGTCGTTGGATCAACGGCAGGGTGAAGAGCTCGGCTCGGGCGATTTCAGCTCGCTCTCATTACCAAGTTCACCCACGAACACGGCAACCGCAAGAAGACGGCCAGAGCAGCAACGGGGCACGACGCGgcgaaagattgagctgcgaaCGCCGATGGACTTTTCCGAGACGGAAACGATCAGCTCCGGGTTCTCGGACAAGATCAGCAGCAAGACGACGCAGATGGACGAGCGGCCGAGGAACTTTTTGGCGGACGGGAGGACTGCAA CCCGTAGCACCGGGAGTTGTTCCGGGAGATCTTTGGGATTTAGAAGAAGGCGGCGGATAATAGGCAATCAGTTGCCACTGTTAGACGGTCAGAATCCGGTTGTGGGAGGGAGCGGGGGCAAGGCTGGAACTCCGAAGGATCCTCCGGTAACGCCAGCTGGGGAGGAAACACCGAGCGAATTTGGGAACGACACGCGGAGCGTCATCTCGTCGGCG TCGGAGCGCAAGAAGATCGAGAAGCAAAACAAGTACGTCGGCGGCGAGCAAACGGAGAACAAACCTCCGGTCGGCGTTGCGGCAATTCCCTGTTCCGTCCGTGGAGAACTCGAACGCCGTCCAGCAAACTTCGTCGGTCAGTTTCTCCAACCTGGTCAGCACCTCTTCACCCAACTGAACGGCCAGCGCCGAGTggaacctcctcctcctcctcctcctcctcctcctcctcctcctcctcctcct